The following are from one region of the Leucobacter sp. Psy1 genome:
- a CDS encoding bifunctional 2-methylcitrate synthase/citrate synthase, translated as MADADIKKGLVGVVVDVTAISKVNPETNSLLYRGYPVQELADTQSFEAVAHLLWNGELPNPGELSALRGEERKHRALDPEVRAAIDLLPLDAHPMDEVRTAVSVIGARSLAGSGSVLDASGTPEENLSRSVELFAALPAIVAYGQRRRRGEDAIEPRDDLDYSANFLWMVFGREPAEVEVDAFNRSMILYAEHSFNASTFTARVITSTLSDLYSAVTGAIGALKGPLHGGANEAVMHILDEIGSADNVQAWLDRALSEKRKIMGFGHRVYKNGDSRVPTMQAALDRLVEHYDRADVGDLAAALEREFVERKGIYPNLDFPSGPAYHLLGFDTVTFTPLFIAARITGWTAHIMEQAASNALIRPLSEYNGADERHIES; from the coding sequence ATGGCGGATGCGGACATCAAGAAGGGTCTCGTCGGCGTCGTCGTCGACGTGACCGCGATCTCGAAGGTGAACCCGGAGACCAACAGTCTCCTGTATCGCGGGTACCCCGTGCAGGAGCTCGCGGATACGCAGTCCTTCGAGGCGGTGGCGCATCTGCTGTGGAATGGCGAGTTGCCGAACCCGGGCGAGCTGTCGGCGCTCCGCGGCGAAGAGCGGAAGCATCGTGCGCTCGATCCCGAGGTGCGAGCGGCGATCGATCTCCTGCCGCTCGACGCGCACCCGATGGACGAGGTGCGCACGGCGGTCAGCGTGATCGGTGCGCGGAGTCTCGCCGGATCCGGCTCAGTGCTGGATGCTTCCGGCACCCCGGAGGAGAACCTTTCGCGCAGTGTCGAGCTCTTCGCCGCGCTCCCCGCCATCGTCGCGTACGGCCAGCGCCGGCGCCGCGGTGAGGACGCGATCGAGCCGCGCGACGACCTCGACTACTCGGCGAACTTCCTCTGGATGGTGTTCGGCCGCGAACCCGCCGAGGTCGAGGTCGATGCATTCAACCGATCGATGATCTTGTACGCGGAGCACTCGTTCAACGCGTCGACGTTCACGGCACGCGTCATCACGTCGACCCTCTCCGACCTCTACTCGGCGGTGACGGGCGCGATCGGAGCGCTGAAGGGACCGCTGCACGGCGGTGCGAACGAGGCGGTCATGCACATCCTCGACGAGATCGGCAGCGCCGACAATGTGCAGGCCTGGCTCGACCGAGCTCTATCCGAGAAGCGCAAGATCATGGGCTTCGGTCACCGGGTCTACAAGAACGGCGACTCGCGGGTGCCCACGATGCAGGCCGCCCTCGACCGTCTCGTGGAGCACTACGACCGTGCCGACGTGGGCGATCTGGCCGCTGCGCTGGAGCGCGAGTTCGTCGAGCGGAAGGGCATCTACCCGAACCTCGACTTCCCTTCCGGGCCGGCATACCACCTCCTCGGATTCGACACCGTCACCTTCACGCCGCTCTTCATCGCGGCCCGCATCACCGGGTGGACGGCGCACATCATGGAGCAGGCCGCGTCGAACGCGCTGATCCGCCCGCTGTCGGAGTACAACGGAGCCGACGAGCGGCACATCGAGAGCTGA
- the prpB gene encoding methylisocitrate lyase yields the protein MLYAQTTPEAKRRAFRERLASGELLRMPGAFNPLSARLIEQKGFDGVYVSGAVLAADLGLPDIGLTTLTEVAGRGAQIARMTDLPTLIDADTGFGEPMNVARTIQELENAGLAGCHIEDQVNPKRCGHLDGKTVVDESTAAQRIRAAVDARRDENFLVMARTDIRATQDGAAGLRAATDRAKALVDAGADAIFPEAMRTLDEFAAMRDAVDVPLLANMTEFGKSELFTAQQLAEVGMNLVIWPVSMLRISMGATGRALDELNASGSLTNNLDEMQHRADLYDLVDYQAYNHFDTDVFNFTVAR from the coding sequence ATGCTGTACGCGCAGACCACGCCGGAGGCGAAGCGCCGAGCATTCCGCGAGCGGCTCGCGAGCGGCGAGCTGCTCCGCATGCCAGGAGCGTTTAACCCCCTCTCTGCGCGTCTCATCGAGCAGAAGGGCTTCGACGGGGTCTACGTGTCGGGTGCCGTTCTCGCGGCAGACCTCGGCCTCCCCGACATCGGCCTGACCACGCTCACGGAGGTGGCCGGGCGCGGAGCGCAGATCGCGCGCATGACGGACCTGCCGACGCTGATCGACGCCGACACCGGGTTCGGGGAACCGATGAACGTGGCGCGCACGATCCAGGAGCTCGAGAACGCTGGCCTCGCCGGCTGCCACATCGAGGACCAGGTCAATCCGAAGCGGTGCGGGCACCTCGATGGCAAGACCGTCGTCGATGAGTCGACGGCGGCGCAGCGGATCCGTGCGGCGGTCGATGCCCGGCGCGACGAGAACTTCCTCGTCATGGCGCGGACCGACATCCGGGCGACCCAGGACGGGGCGGCAGGACTGCGTGCGGCGACCGATCGCGCGAAGGCGCTCGTCGACGCGGGCGCCGATGCGATCTTCCCCGAGGCCATGCGCACACTCGACGAGTTCGCCGCGATGCGGGACGCCGTCGATGTCCCGCTGCTCGCCAACATGACGGAGTTCGGCAAGAGCGAACTGTTCACGGCGCAGCAGCTCGCCGAAGTGGGGATGAATCTCGTCATCTGGCCCGTTTCGATGCTCCGCATCTCGATGGGGGCGACGGGGCGCGCCCTCGACGAGCTGAACGCGTCGGGTAGCCTGACAAACAACCTCGACGAGATGCAGCACCGCGCCGACCTCTACGATCTCGTCGACTACCAGGCGTACAACCATTTTGACACTGACGTGTTCAACTTCACGGTCGCGCGATAG
- a CDS encoding MmgE/PrpD family protein: protein MTVTHHVRVYRSDEALAREDQLAWKIAEVATDDVALDRDVVEMIINRIIDNASVAAASLTRAPIVAARAQALAHPVSRGGSGSTVFGLDGDAHAESDPTLASPEWAAWANGVAVRELDYHDTFLAAEYSHPGDNIPPILAVAQHVGADGSALLRGIATGYEIQMDLVRAICLHRHKIDHVAHLGPSAAAGIGTLLGLDTETIFQAVGQALHTTTATRQSRKGEISTWKAHAPAFAGKLAVEAVDRAMRGQTSPSPIYEGEDGVIAWMLDGKDAAYDVPLPGRGEAKRAILDSYTKEHSAEYQAQAWIDLARKLHGERPELADPANVQSIVLHTSHHTHYVIGSGANDPQKYDPSASRETLDHSIPYIFAVALQDGGWHHVDSYTPERAGRADTVELWHKITTAEDAEWTRRYHSEDPDQKAFGGRVEITLANGERIVDEIAVADAHPLGARPFAREQYIRKFRILAEPVLESDEIERFLDLVQRLPELTAAEVRELNIVARPGLLDPAAAPKGLF from the coding sequence ATGACCGTCACCCATCACGTTCGCGTCTATCGAAGCGACGAGGCACTGGCCCGCGAGGATCAGCTCGCCTGGAAGATCGCGGAGGTAGCGACCGATGACGTCGCCCTCGACCGCGACGTCGTCGAGATGATCATCAATCGCATCATCGACAACGCATCCGTCGCCGCCGCATCGCTGACCCGAGCCCCGATCGTGGCTGCCCGCGCGCAGGCGCTCGCCCACCCGGTATCCCGCGGCGGAAGTGGATCGACGGTCTTCGGCCTCGACGGCGACGCGCACGCGGAGAGTGACCCGACGCTCGCGAGCCCCGAGTGGGCGGCGTGGGCGAACGGGGTGGCGGTGCGCGAGCTCGACTACCACGACACCTTCCTCGCGGCGGAGTACTCGCACCCCGGCGACAACATCCCGCCGATCCTTGCGGTTGCTCAGCACGTCGGCGCCGATGGCAGCGCGCTCCTGCGCGGCATCGCGACCGGGTACGAGATCCAGATGGATCTCGTGCGAGCGATCTGCCTGCACCGTCACAAGATCGACCACGTCGCCCACCTCGGCCCGTCGGCTGCGGCAGGCATCGGCACCCTGCTGGGCCTCGATACCGAGACGATCTTCCAGGCCGTGGGGCAGGCGCTGCACACGACGACCGCGACCCGGCAGAGCCGCAAGGGCGAGATCTCGACCTGGAAGGCGCACGCGCCGGCGTTCGCCGGCAAGCTCGCGGTCGAGGCCGTCGACCGGGCCATGCGCGGGCAGACGTCGCCGAGTCCCATCTACGAGGGCGAGGACGGGGTGATCGCCTGGATGCTCGACGGCAAGGATGCGGCGTACGACGTGCCGCTGCCGGGTCGCGGTGAGGCGAAGCGGGCGATCCTCGATTCCTACACGAAGGAGCACTCGGCCGAGTACCAGGCGCAGGCCTGGATCGATCTCGCCCGCAAGCTCCACGGAGAGCGCCCGGAGCTCGCCGATCCGGCGAACGTGCAGAGCATCGTGCTGCACACCAGCCACCACACGCACTACGTGATCGGATCGGGCGCGAACGACCCCCAGAAGTACGATCCGTCTGCCTCCCGCGAGACGCTCGACCACTCGATTCCCTACATCTTCGCGGTGGCGCTGCAGGACGGCGGCTGGCACCACGTCGACTCGTACACGCCTGAGCGCGCGGGTCGCGCCGACACCGTCGAGCTGTGGCACAAGATCACGACAGCCGAGGACGCCGAGTGGACCCGTAGGTACCACTCCGAGGACCCGGACCAGAAGGCTTTCGGCGGCCGCGTCGAGATCACGCTCGCGAACGGTGAGCGCATCGTCGACGAGATCGCCGTCGCCGACGCCCACCCGCTCGGCGCGCGACCGTTCGCGCGCGAGCAGTACATTCGCAAGTTCAGGATCCTGGCCGAACCCGTGCTGGAGTCGGACGAGATCGAGCGCTTCCTCGATCTCGTGCAGCGCCTGCCCGAGCTCACCGCAGCCGAGGTGCGCGAGCTCAACATCGTGGCCCGGCCCGGATTGCTCGACCCCGCCGCCGCACCGAAGGGGCTCTTCTGA
- a CDS encoding GntR family transcriptional regulator — protein sequence MRASDRAYGALLDEIQSGALSPGTVLGEVEQSARLGVSRTPLREALRRLIADGLVVQQSPRVLVVSGFDVADIRALFEARRAFEESAARLAAARGDHAEFRSLADAFGDADLGDDAAVDAYYALISRFDAAVDAAVDNPYLTSALRTVRTHLARARRLARDNDARLRASVSEHRLIAAAIADGDADLAAHATHVHLHHALGAILASLPEGTS from the coding sequence ATGAGGGCGAGCGATCGTGCCTACGGTGCACTGCTCGACGAGATCCAGAGCGGTGCGCTCTCTCCGGGCACCGTGCTCGGCGAGGTCGAGCAGTCCGCGCGTCTCGGCGTGAGTCGCACGCCGCTGCGAGAGGCCCTGCGCCGGCTCATCGCCGACGGTCTGGTCGTGCAGCAGTCGCCGCGCGTGCTCGTGGTCTCCGGCTTCGATGTCGCCGACATTCGGGCCCTCTTCGAAGCGCGGCGGGCGTTCGAGGAGAGCGCTGCGCGTCTCGCCGCGGCCCGGGGTGACCACGCTGAGTTTCGCAGTCTCGCGGATGCGTTCGGCGACGCGGATCTGGGCGACGACGCCGCAGTGGACGCCTACTACGCGCTCATCTCCCGCTTCGATGCGGCCGTCGACGCGGCGGTCGACAATCCGTATCTCACCTCCGCGCTCCGCACTGTCCGCACGCACCTGGCGCGGGCGCGACGGCTCGCCCGCGACAACGACGCGAGGCTGCGCGCCTCCGTCTCCGAACACCGACTCATCGCCGCCGCGATCGCCGACGGCGACGCGGACCTCGCGGCGCACGCCACGCACGTCCACCTCCACCACGCGCTCGGCGCGATCCTCGCCTCTCTGCCGGAAGGAACCTCATGA
- a CDS encoding SDR family NAD(P)-dependent oxidoreductase — translation MATYDVADRSAIVTGAGSGIGRATALLLAANGAKVVVQDLDESAAQSVVSEIEAAGGTAVAVVGDASATEVVEETVRAAEQLAPLRIGVNNAGIGGAVASTGDYTDADWEKVVGINLNAVFRGTRAQVNAMSANGGGAVVNVASILGSVGTAGSPAYVSTKHAVVGLTKTAAIEYATTGVRVNSVGPGYIDTPLLAKAPEAAKQGLIAKHPIGRLGRAEEVAHLIAFLASDAASFVTGSYHLVDGGYTAP, via the coding sequence ATGGCAACATACGATGTCGCAGACCGCTCAGCGATCGTCACCGGGGCAGGGTCAGGAATCGGACGCGCGACCGCGCTGCTCCTGGCGGCGAACGGCGCGAAGGTGGTGGTGCAGGATCTCGACGAGTCGGCCGCCCAGTCGGTGGTCTCCGAAATCGAAGCGGCTGGAGGCACCGCCGTCGCAGTCGTCGGCGACGCCTCGGCGACCGAGGTGGTCGAAGAGACCGTGCGCGCCGCGGAGCAACTGGCGCCGCTGCGCATCGGCGTCAACAACGCGGGCATCGGCGGCGCGGTGGCATCGACCGGCGACTACACGGACGCCGACTGGGAGAAGGTCGTCGGCATCAACCTCAACGCCGTCTTCCGCGGAACGCGCGCGCAGGTCAACGCCATGTCGGCGAACGGAGGCGGAGCGGTGGTGAACGTGGCGTCGATCCTCGGCAGTGTCGGTACGGCAGGTTCACCCGCGTACGTCTCGACGAAGCACGCGGTTGTCGGTCTCACGAAGACCGCGGCCATCGAGTACGCGACGACGGGAGTCCGCGTCAACTCGGTCGGTCCCGGCTACATCGACACCCCACTCCTCGCGAAGGCCCCGGAAGCGGCGAAGCAGGGACTGATCGCCAAGCACCCGATCGGCCGCCTCGGCCGCGCTGAAGAGGTTGCCCACCTCATCGCGTTCCTCGCGAGCGACGCCGCGTCCTTCGTCACCGGCAGCTACCACCTGGTCGACGGGGGCTACACGGCTCCATAG
- a CDS encoding heavy-metal-associated domain-containing protein translates to MATTEYQVTGMSCGHCETAIRGEVGQIADVTDIDVSSSTGKLVVTTGSDTPADDAAVLAAVEEAGYDAQRA, encoded by the coding sequence ATGGCCACCACCGAGTACCAGGTCACCGGCATGAGCTGCGGCCACTGCGAGACGGCGATTCGAGGAGAGGTCGGCCAGATCGCCGACGTCACCGACATCGACGTCAGCTCCTCGACGGGCAAGCTCGTCGTCACCACCGGCTCCGATACTCCCGCGGACGACGCCGCCGTGCTCGCGGCTGTCGAAGAGGCGGGCTACGACGCCCAGCGCGCCTAG
- a CDS encoding heavy-metal-associated domain-containing protein, with translation MKTPVRLGLYGLGLVVAFVAAFFIASVVVPPTAVEARMQAADEGSHGGHGAEAESAGNAGASAEAPRGVTLEADGFVLGPVSAPHEVGESGELSFSILDAEGAPLTEYTESHEKDLHLIVVRTDGEQFRHVHPEIDADGVWSVPWEWDEAGSYRVFADFQPGDAEEALTLTRTLNVGGEFTPADVHETRLESKVDGYDVTLEGDLTAGAGSTLTLTVARDGEPVTSLEPYLGAFGHLVALRDGDLEYLHVHPEGEEPQSGDRSGPEVEFATEAPTPGLYLLYFDFQVDGEVRTASFVVDAAASDSPADEDHDDASSGGDHGDDH, from the coding sequence ATGAAGACTCCGGTTCGTCTCGGCCTCTACGGCCTCGGTCTCGTCGTCGCCTTCGTCGCGGCATTCTTCATCGCGAGCGTTGTCGTCCCGCCGACCGCGGTTGAAGCGCGCATGCAGGCAGCCGACGAGGGAAGCCACGGAGGACACGGTGCGGAGGCCGAGTCCGCAGGGAATGCCGGAGCATCCGCGGAGGCCCCGCGTGGGGTGACGCTCGAAGCCGATGGATTCGTTCTCGGCCCCGTCTCCGCCCCTCACGAGGTCGGCGAGTCTGGCGAGCTGAGCTTCTCGATCCTCGATGCCGAGGGAGCGCCGCTCACCGAGTACACCGAGTCCCACGAGAAGGATCTGCACCTCATCGTCGTACGCACGGACGGCGAGCAGTTCCGCCACGTGCACCCCGAGATCGACGCCGATGGCGTCTGGTCGGTGCCGTGGGAGTGGGACGAGGCGGGCAGCTACCGCGTCTTCGCCGACTTCCAGCCGGGCGACGCAGAGGAAGCGCTCACCCTCACTCGTACCCTGAACGTCGGCGGCGAGTTCACGCCAGCCGATGTCCACGAGACGCGTCTCGAGTCGAAGGTCGACGGGTACGACGTCACCCTCGAGGGCGACCTCACCGCAGGCGCGGGATCGACACTGACCCTCACGGTCGCTCGCGACGGAGAGCCGGTGACCTCCCTGGAGCCCTACCTCGGCGCGTTCGGGCACCTCGTCGCGCTGCGTGATGGCGACCTCGAATATCTCCACGTGCATCCGGAGGGCGAGGAACCGCAGAGCGGCGATCGCTCGGGCCCCGAAGTCGAGTTCGCCACCGAGGCGCCCACTCCGGGCCTGTACCTCCTGTACTTCGACTTCCAGGTCGACGGAGAGGTGCGCACCGCATCGTTCGTCGTCGACGCCGCAGCGAGCGACTCCCCGGCGGACGAGGACCACGACGACGCCAGCTCCGGCGGCGATCACGGCGACGACCACTGA
- a CDS encoding cation-translocating P-type ATPase, which produces MSTPQTHSATDTAGEHVELQIGGMTCASCAMRIEKKLNKLEGIEATVNYATEKARVQTPAGYDAQLLIAEVEKTGYTAELPKAARAADETSDAEEPDHELIALRQRLIGSIILSVPVIAMAMAPPLQFDYWQWLSLALAAPVIVWAAWPFHRAAAMNLRHGTATMDTLVSVGTTAAFLWSLYALFFGTAGVTGMTHPFEISISPTDGAANIYLEVAAGVTMFILAGRYFEKRSKRQAGAALRALLELGAKDVAVMRNGAEIRIPIDELSVGDEFVVRPGEKIATDGVIVSGHSAIDASMLTGESVPVEAGPGDAVTGATVNASGRLVVRATRVGGDTQLAQMAKLVEDAQSGKAEVQRLADRVSGIFVPIAIIIAVISLGGFLGAGFPAASAFTAAVSVLIIACPCALGLATPTALLVGTGRGAQLGILIKGPEVLESTRRIDTIVLDKTGTVTTGKMTLIDAVATSGQDRAELLRIAGAIEDASEHPIAQAVAKGAVDELDIVLPEVENFQNVEGKGVTGIVEGQAVLVGRRTLLEDWSITIDPEIQRAQEAAEDRGQTAVLVAWDGRLRGLLVIADRVKPTSPEAIRQFRELGLEPILLTGDNTTVAQRIAAEVGIERVIAEVMPSDKADVIVQLQSEGKSVAMVGDGVNDAAALAQADLGLAMGTGTDAAIEASDLTLVRGDLRSAADAIRLSRRTLGTIKGNLFWAFAYNTAAIPLAAFGLLNPMLAGAAMAFSSVFVVGNSLRLRSFRSRALDSEPTAASAPASSPARVAA; this is translated from the coding sequence ATGTCCACACCGCAGACGCACTCGGCGACCGATACCGCTGGTGAGCACGTCGAACTCCAGATCGGCGGCATGACCTGCGCCTCGTGCGCCATGCGCATCGAGAAGAAGCTGAACAAGCTCGAGGGCATCGAGGCGACCGTGAACTACGCCACGGAAAAGGCGCGCGTGCAGACCCCCGCCGGGTATGACGCGCAGCTGCTCATCGCCGAGGTCGAGAAGACCGGGTACACCGCTGAGCTGCCGAAGGCGGCCCGCGCAGCGGATGAGACAAGCGACGCGGAGGAGCCCGATCACGAGCTCATCGCCCTCAGGCAGCGCCTCATCGGCTCGATCATCCTGTCGGTTCCGGTCATCGCGATGGCCATGGCTCCGCCCCTGCAGTTCGACTACTGGCAGTGGCTGTCGCTCGCACTCGCGGCTCCGGTCATCGTCTGGGCGGCGTGGCCATTCCACCGTGCCGCCGCGATGAACCTGCGTCACGGCACGGCGACGATGGACACGCTCGTCTCCGTCGGCACTACCGCTGCCTTCCTGTGGTCGCTGTACGCCCTCTTCTTCGGCACGGCAGGCGTGACCGGCATGACCCACCCGTTCGAGATCTCCATCTCGCCGACCGACGGTGCCGCGAACATCTACCTCGAGGTCGCAGCGGGCGTGACCATGTTCATTCTCGCCGGCCGCTACTTCGAGAAGCGGTCGAAGCGTCAGGCGGGCGCCGCGCTCCGCGCGCTCCTCGAGCTCGGCGCGAAGGACGTCGCGGTCATGAGGAACGGCGCCGAGATCCGGATCCCGATCGACGAGCTCTCGGTCGGCGATGAGTTCGTAGTGCGTCCCGGTGAAAAGATCGCGACGGACGGCGTGATCGTCTCGGGCCACTCCGCCATCGACGCCTCGATGCTGACCGGCGAATCGGTGCCGGTCGAGGCCGGCCCGGGTGACGCCGTCACCGGGGCGACGGTCAACGCGAGCGGCCGCCTCGTGGTCCGCGCGACGCGTGTCGGCGGCGACACGCAGCTCGCACAGATGGCGAAGCTCGTCGAGGACGCCCAGTCGGGGAAGGCAGAGGTGCAGCGCCTCGCCGACCGCGTCTCCGGCATCTTCGTGCCGATCGCGATCATCATCGCCGTCATCTCGCTCGGCGGCTTCCTCGGCGCGGGGTTCCCTGCCGCCTCGGCGTTCACCGCCGCGGTGTCCGTACTCATCATCGCCTGCCCCTGCGCCCTCGGCCTCGCCACGCCCACGGCGCTGCTCGTCGGCACGGGGCGCGGCGCGCAGCTCGGGATTCTCATCAAGGGACCCGAGGTCCTGGAATCCACGCGGCGGATCGACACCATCGTGCTCGACAAGACCGGCACGGTCACCACCGGCAAGATGACCCTGATCGACGCCGTCGCCACTTCGGGTCAGGATCGCGCCGAGCTCCTCCGCATCGCCGGAGCCATTGAGGACGCCTCCGAGCACCCCATCGCTCAGGCCGTGGCAAAGGGCGCCGTGGACGAGCTGGACATCGTGCTCCCCGAGGTCGAGAACTTCCAGAACGTGGAGGGCAAGGGCGTCACCGGCATCGTCGAAGGGCAGGCCGTGCTCGTCGGGCGGAGGACGCTGCTCGAGGACTGGTCGATCACGATCGATCCCGAGATCCAGCGCGCCCAGGAGGCGGCAGAGGATCGCGGCCAGACCGCCGTCCTCGTCGCCTGGGACGGTCGTCTCCGCGGGCTGCTCGTCATCGCCGACCGTGTGAAGCCGACGAGCCCCGAGGCGATCCGACAGTTCCGCGAACTCGGCCTGGAGCCGATCCTGCTCACCGGCGACAACACGACGGTCGCGCAGCGCATCGCCGCAGAGGTCGGCATCGAGCGCGTCATCGCCGAGGTCATGCCGAGCGACAAAGCCGATGTCATCGTGCAGCTGCAGAGCGAGGGCAAGAGCGTCGCCATGGTGGGCGACGGCGTGAACGATGCCGCAGCGCTCGCGCAGGCCGACCTCGGACTCGCCATGGGCACCGGTACCGATGCGGCCATCGAAGCGTCAGACCTCACCCTTGTGCGGGGCGACCTGCGGAGTGCGGCCGACGCAATCCGCCTCTCGCGCCGCACGCTCGGCACCATCAAGGGCAACCTGTTCTGGGCGTTCGCCTACAACACCGCGGCGATCCCGCTGGCGGCGTTCGGCCTGCTCAATCCGATGCTCGCCGGGGCGGCAATGGCGTTCTCGAGCGTCTTCGTCGTCGGCAACAGCCTGCGTCTCCGGTCGTTCCGGAGCCGCGCGCTCGACTCGGAGCCGACTGCCGCCTCCGCACCCGCGTCGTCGCCAGCGCGCGTCGCCGCCTGA
- a CDS encoding YHS domain-containing protein: protein MCGEHSHDTEKTEAAPAQASSCGGHGPAVTATDDSVAECPVMRGSYIAKADAEAQGLVRDYNGQRYYLCCAACGPLFDADPEKYVSAL from the coding sequence ATGTGCGGTGAGCACTCACACGACACCGAGAAGACCGAGGCGGCCCCTGCGCAGGCCTCCTCCTGCGGCGGACACGGCCCTGCCGTCACCGCGACCGACGACTCCGTCGCCGAATGCCCCGTGATGCGCGGTAGCTATATCGCGAAGGCAGATGCGGAAGCGCAGGGCCTCGTCCGCGACTACAACGGGCAGCGGTACTACCTCTGCTGCGCCGCGTGCGGACCGCTGTTCGACGCCGATCCCGAGAAGTACGTCTCCGCACTGTAG
- a CDS encoding GntR family transcriptional regulator → MPDSDHHLAAGQPDLTRYRRSDRKRGSAVADTTRALREAIFDRVLPPGQWLREESLAETLGISRTPLREALNRIEEEGLIVREPGQGARVTVLTSEDMVVVYQVRGSLESLAASMAAKNAPLEDRERLAELDGLMSEAAEAGRNSDFHDLNIEFHRTLGESATNFYLRRMLGTVETAIRLFGTRTYTVERMREIVGEHRRITEAIVAQDAEAAAAASVDHADRARRATLERLLES, encoded by the coding sequence ATGCCCGATTCGGATCACCACCTCGCGGCCGGGCAGCCCGATCTGACGCGGTATCGGAGGAGCGACCGCAAGCGGGGAAGCGCGGTCGCGGATACCACGCGCGCACTGCGAGAGGCGATCTTCGATCGCGTGCTCCCGCCCGGACAGTGGTTGCGCGAGGAGTCGCTCGCCGAGACGCTGGGGATCTCGCGCACCCCACTCAGGGAGGCGCTCAATCGGATCGAAGAAGAGGGTCTGATCGTTCGAGAACCCGGGCAGGGGGCTCGCGTCACCGTTCTGACGAGCGAGGACATGGTGGTGGTCTATCAGGTACGAGGCAGTCTGGAGTCGCTCGCGGCATCGATGGCTGCCAAGAATGCTCCTCTCGAGGATCGTGAGCGACTCGCCGAGCTCGATGGGCTCATGAGCGAGGCGGCCGAAGCCGGGAGAAACTCTGACTTCCACGACCTCAATATCGAGTTCCACCGCACGCTCGGCGAGTCCGCGACGAATTTCTATCTGCGAAGAATGCTCGGAACCGTGGAAACGGCTATCCGGCTCTTCGGAACGCGCACGTACACCGTGGAGCGCATGCGCGAGATCGTCGGTGAGCATCGACGGATTACGGAGGCGATCGTCGCTCAAGACGCCGAGGCCGCAGCCGCGGCAAGTGTCGATCATGCAGACCGTGCGCGGCGAGCAACCCTCGAGCGCCTCCTGGAATCCTGA
- a CDS encoding NAD(P)-dependent oxidoreductase yields the protein MHLACKIIYWVDTDRAITSSREKSSKEMKVSQPNDGTVGIVGLGNMGLAIAERLAQDFPVLGVDLSAERRDAAQQAGIEATGEISDLTRRCETVLMSLPAPAASAAVARQIAAAPGVVSTVLETSTVTPSDLLSTRGIFAGAGIELLDAAILSGVAQMRSGTAGLVLAGDAARIAQVQPLLDAITPKQTILGASGAGMAAKVINNAVAHVVMVILTEALALSKSADLDPEAIISILAAPDGGLMRPLTHRIAERVREGDYEGGMSLEAARKDSTLAVRMAMDAGLPTPTISAAHGIYEMAMSMGWSREDYAALAKLWEQWGDTSFVK from the coding sequence ATGCACCTTGCATGCAAGATAATCTACTGGGTAGACACTGATCGTGCAATCACGAGTTCGAGAGAGAAAAGTTCAAAGGAGATGAAGGTGTCCCAACCGAACGATGGAACAGTAGGAATTGTCGGACTCGGCAACATGGGGCTTGCGATAGCCGAGCGGCTCGCGCAAGACTTCCCGGTCTTGGGGGTCGACCTCTCGGCCGAGAGAAGAGATGCTGCTCAGCAGGCCGGCATCGAGGCGACCGGTGAGATCTCGGACCTCACGCGGCGCTGCGAAACGGTGCTCATGTCGCTCCCCGCACCGGCGGCGTCCGCTGCAGTCGCGCGACAGATCGCCGCGGCTCCCGGAGTGGTGAGCACCGTGCTCGAGACGAGTACAGTCACGCCCTCGGACCTGCTCTCGACCCGGGGGATCTTCGCCGGAGCGGGAATCGAACTCCTGGATGCGGCAATCCTGTCCGGCGTCGCGCAGATGCGATCCGGAACGGCTGGGCTGGTGCTCGCAGGTGATGCGGCGCGTATCGCGCAGGTTCAACCCCTGCTCGACGCGATCACTCCGAAACAGACGATCCTGGGTGCGTCCGGCGCCGGCATGGCGGCGAAGGTCATCAACAACGCCGTGGCTCACGTGGTGATGGTGATCTTGACGGAGGCGCTCGCGCTGTCGAAGAGCGCCGATCTTGACCCCGAGGCCATCATCTCGATCCTCGCTGCGCCTGACGGTGGTCTGATGCGGCCGCTCACCCACCGGATCGCGGAGCGCGTGCGGGAAGGAGATTACGAGGGCGGCATGTCGCTGGAGGCGGCGCGAAAGGACAGCACGCTCGCGGTTCGGATGGCCATGGACGCCGGGCTCCCCACCCCGACGATCTCCGCCGCTCATGGGATCTACGAAATGGCGATGTCCATGGGGTGGTCGCGAGAAGACTACGCCGCTCTCGCTAAACTATGGGAGCAGTGGGGCGATACGAGCTTCGTCAAGTAG